A single window of Paenibacillus sp. SYP-B4298 DNA harbors:
- a CDS encoding lytic transglycosylase domain-containing protein: MLRTLRKKRVLLLLFIGLLLLLFLKSEWLGRWIYPIEYIEDIRASAANYDVDPYLVAAIIRVESNFQTGRESHKGALGIMQIMPDTAGWIADKAKFKHVTLDDVRNRADVSIQMGTWYIQSLEKQFNHRRPLVIAAYNAGPGNVSRWLNEQIWDGELDSLQDIPFGETRRYVQKVMYYYDKYKDLYSNF, from the coding sequence ATGTTGAGGACGCTGCGCAAGAAGCGCGTGCTGCTGCTGTTATTCATTGGGCTGCTGCTGCTGCTCTTCCTGAAGTCGGAGTGGCTGGGGCGCTGGATTTATCCGATTGAGTACATAGAAGATATACGAGCCAGTGCAGCCAATTATGATGTTGATCCGTACTTGGTGGCGGCCATTATTCGTGTGGAGAGCAACTTCCAGACGGGGCGCGAGTCGCATAAGGGAGCGCTCGGCATCATGCAGATTATGCCGGATACGGCGGGCTGGATCGCAGACAAGGCCAAGTTCAAACATGTGACCCTGGATGATGTCCGAAATCGGGCAGATGTGAGCATTCAGATGGGAACATGGTATATCCAGTCATTGGAGAAGCAATTCAATCACCGCAGGCCGCTGGTCATCGCGGCTTACAACGCTGGTCCGGGCAATGTCAGCCGCTGGTTGAATGAGCAGATATGGGACGGAGAGTTGGATAGCCTTCAAGATATACCGTTTGGCGAGACACGGCGTTATGTTCAGAAGGTGATGTACTATTATGATAAATACAAGGATTTATATTCTAATTTCTAG
- the nrdR gene encoding transcriptional regulator NrdR, protein MKCPYCDYSGTKVLDSRPANENKSIRRRRECERCNRRFTTFEMIEETPLIVIKKDGSREEFSRDKILRGLIRACEKRPVSVEKLEVIVSEVEKELRTTAQAEVESFAIGELVMEQLYPIDEVAYVRFASVYRQFKDINMFMKELNNLLSKHPLSGSE, encoded by the coding sequence ATGAAATGTCCCTACTGTGATTACAGCGGCACGAAGGTGCTGGACTCCCGGCCTGCCAATGAAAACAAGTCGATCCGCCGTCGTCGTGAATGCGAGCGGTGCAATCGGCGTTTTACAACGTTCGAGATGATTGAGGAGACGCCGCTCATCGTGATTAAGAAGGATGGCAGCCGTGAGGAGTTTAGTCGGGATAAAATTTTGCGCGGGTTGATTCGGGCCTGTGAGAAGCGTCCGGTATCCGTCGAGAAGCTGGAGGTCATCGTCTCCGAGGTGGAGAAGGAGCTGCGCACCACTGCGCAGGCGGAGGTCGAGAGCTTCGCGATCGGCGAGCTGGTCATGGAGCAGTTGTATCCGATTGATGAGGTGGCGTATGTGCGCTTCGCTTCTGTCTACAGGCAGTTCAAGGATATTAACATGTTCATGAAGGAACTGAATAATCTGTTGTCCAAGCATCCGCTCTCAGGCAGTGAATAG
- a CDS encoding alpha/beta-type small acid-soluble spore protein, with product MSQRSSNQLVVPQATAALDQMKYEVAQELGIAIPQDGYYGNMATRDAGSLGGYITRKLVQIAEQSLAGQYK from the coding sequence ATGAGCCAACGCAGCAGCAACCAACTGGTTGTACCACAAGCGACTGCAGCCCTCGACCAAATGAAATACGAGGTTGCACAAGAACTGGGTATCGCTATCCCACAAGACGGTTACTACGGCAACATGGCTACCCGTGATGCCGGTTCTCTGGGAGGCTACATCACTCGTAAGCTTGTACAAATCGCCGAGCAATCTCTTGCCGGTCAGTACAAATAA
- a CDS encoding right-handed parallel beta-helix repeat-containing protein, translating to MKQENTDMQLDSRYTNRFVIRPEEWGIHTDGTHAEETTAGLNTAILSAKAQGYTEIVIPAGDYLIDGVSKTHREPQKEAGVQLPSDIRLIMDPNARLKVEANGFLGYSCLYLKSAQNVTIEGGQLIGERYEHNYDGDDRKTTHEYGFGIYSHGSHNIVIDNVRIKDFTGDGIFVASTGLLNTSDPYTPSSKVTIRNCTLDGNGRNNISITACDGALVENNLIINAGINGGYEPKYGLDIENYGEGEVDFEEACTVIVRNNVFRDNVQGAINNYNGYQVIIEGNHCDHTISTGYCANAVIANNVFYREDNEKVAIMGIGVSSGYMGNSVTITGNVIEGFRSGIQVQGKDMTVSANTVTNTTEAAIHALHSDNVLISGNSVQRCSGVPYRVTESSKVTLSGNKASESTGFGVELLNAPSRGEVESGQQRFNTTPCIISGNHLERCNGGVRLNESHAVIRDNVIDLRGNEAIAANYGISFGPKDHAVISGNHIIGSRNLAIYGQKGVGKKVAVLNNHIDDCLSLTAISLHQGVRPEIAGNHITFAEGKKGFYGIYVKGAEQALVAHNRVFNGSGEPVAHAIHTAESTASRVLGNAVGGQLNLNTNTDTVEGNVTV from the coding sequence ATGAAACAAGAGAACACAGACATGCAACTGGATAGCAGGTATACGAACCGCTTCGTTATCCGGCCTGAGGAATGGGGGATTCATACGGATGGAACGCATGCCGAGGAAACAACCGCTGGCTTGAATACAGCGATCCTCAGTGCCAAGGCGCAAGGGTATACCGAGATCGTCATCCCGGCTGGGGACTATCTGATCGACGGGGTGTCGAAGACGCACCGGGAACCGCAAAAGGAGGCAGGCGTGCAACTGCCGTCAGACATTCGACTCATTATGGACCCAAACGCGCGATTGAAGGTAGAGGCTAACGGTTTCCTCGGCTACTCCTGTCTGTATCTCAAAAGTGCGCAAAACGTCACGATTGAGGGCGGACAGTTGATCGGGGAACGATATGAACATAATTACGACGGGGATGATCGGAAGACAACACATGAATATGGCTTTGGCATCTACAGCCACGGAAGCCACAACATCGTCATCGACAATGTTCGCATCAAGGACTTCACAGGCGACGGCATCTTCGTTGCTTCGACGGGGCTTCTGAACACGAGCGATCCGTATACGCCATCCTCGAAGGTGACGATTCGCAATTGCACACTGGATGGCAATGGTCGCAACAATATTTCGATTACTGCTTGCGATGGGGCATTGGTGGAGAATAATCTCATTATCAACGCGGGCATTAACGGCGGCTATGAGCCCAAGTATGGACTGGACATTGAAAACTATGGCGAGGGCGAGGTTGATTTTGAGGAAGCGTGCACAGTCATCGTCCGCAACAACGTGTTCCGTGACAATGTACAGGGCGCTATCAATAACTACAACGGGTATCAGGTCATTATCGAGGGCAATCATTGCGATCATACGATCAGTACAGGCTATTGCGCTAATGCTGTTATTGCGAACAACGTGTTCTACAGAGAGGACAATGAGAAGGTAGCGATCATGGGCATCGGCGTCTCCAGCGGCTACATGGGCAATTCCGTTACGATAACCGGCAATGTAATCGAGGGCTTCAGGAGCGGTATTCAGGTACAAGGCAAGGATATGACTGTCTCTGCCAATACGGTGACGAATACGACGGAGGCGGCGATTCATGCGCTGCATTCGGACAATGTATTGATTAGCGGTAATAGTGTGCAGCGCTGCAGCGGTGTACCCTACCGGGTGACGGAATCGTCAAAAGTGACCTTATCCGGTAACAAGGCAAGCGAAAGCACCGGTTTCGGAGTCGAGCTGTTGAATGCTCCGTCAAGAGGCGAAGTGGAGAGCGGGCAACAACGCTTCAATACGACCCCCTGCATCATCTCCGGGAACCATCTCGAACGGTGCAACGGTGGCGTGAGGCTGAATGAATCCCATGCGGTCATTCGGGACAATGTGATTGATCTGCGCGGTAATGAAGCCATTGCTGCCAATTACGGCATCTCGTTTGGGCCCAAGGATCATGCCGTGATCTCCGGCAATCACATCATCGGCTCGCGCAATCTGGCGATCTATGGTCAGAAGGGAGTCGGCAAGAAGGTCGCCGTGCTGAACAACCACATTGATGATTGTCTATCACTGACGGCCATCAGTCTTCACCAGGGAGTACGACCGGAGATTGCGGGCAACCACATCACATTTGCGGAGGGCAAAAAGGGTTTCTACGGCATTTATGTGAAGGGTGCGGAGCAGGCGCTGGTTGCGCATAACCGTGTGTTCAATGGCTCCGGCGAGCCGGTTGCGCATGCCATTCATACCGCCGAATCAACAGCCTCGAGGGTGCTGGGCAATGCTGTAGGGGGACAATTGAACTTGAATACGAACACGGATACTGTGGAGGGCAATGTGACGGTATAG
- the coaE gene encoding dephospho-CoA kinase (Dephospho-CoA kinase (CoaE) performs the final step in coenzyme A biosynthesis.) — protein MKIGLTGGIACGKSTVGAMLVQLGAALVDADQVAREVVLPGEPALGKIVAAFGSEVLHADGSLNRGALGNIVFQNPGKRRELESIVHPAIRERMKEQIQQHEEQSPGIPVIADVPLLYETGQDKQYEQVIVVYIPRELQLKRLMERNPDLTKDQALGRIEAQLDIEEKRRRASWVIDNSGDIEATRLQVEALWGRIVPC, from the coding sequence ATGAAGATCGGATTAACTGGCGGAATCGCCTGTGGCAAAAGCACCGTAGGTGCAATGCTTGTCCAGCTCGGGGCAGCGCTTGTTGATGCCGACCAGGTCGCCAGGGAAGTGGTTCTCCCTGGCGAGCCTGCGCTGGGCAAGATTGTGGCTGCGTTCGGCAGCGAGGTGCTGCATGCGGACGGATCGCTGAATCGCGGCGCACTGGGGAATATTGTATTCCAGAATCCGGGCAAGAGGCGCGAGCTGGAGAGTATCGTGCATCCGGCGATTCGAGAGCGGATGAAGGAGCAGATACAGCAGCATGAGGAGCAATCCCCGGGTATTCCGGTGATTGCTGATGTGCCGTTGCTGTATGAGACCGGGCAGGACAAGCAGTACGAGCAGGTTATCGTAGTCTATATCCCTAGAGAGCTTCAACTGAAGCGGCTGATGGAGCGCAATCCTGATCTGACGAAGGACCAAGCGCTAGGGCGAATCGAAGCACAACTGGATATTGAGGAGAAGCGGCGGCGGGCTAGTTGGGTGATCGACAACAGCGGCGACATAGAGGCGACACGGCTCCAAGTCGAAGCGCTGTGGGGGCGAATCGTTCCATGTTGA